A single region of the Halobacterium wangiae genome encodes:
- a CDS encoding amino acid ABC transporter ATP-binding protein: MTDQLLRVEDVHQSYGDEQVLNGISFDMDRQDVQVLVGPSGSGKSTMLRCINRLTDIDDGDIVLDGESIFSMDQNDLRRQVGMVFQDFNLFAHLTAKKNVSLGLRRVRDFSKEEAAERALEELERVGLAEQANSYPAELSGGQKQRVGIARALAMDPKLMLFDEPTSALDPELIGDVLSVMRDLAEEGMTMLVVTHEMGFAQQAATDIMFLEDGRLVEHGPPEQLFEHPENDRTAAFLSRLTELHGGQ; the protein is encoded by the coding sequence ATGACAGACCAACTACTCCGCGTCGAGGACGTCCACCAGAGCTACGGCGACGAGCAGGTCCTGAACGGCATCTCCTTCGACATGGACCGCCAGGACGTACAGGTGCTCGTCGGGCCGTCCGGCTCCGGGAAGTCCACGATGCTCCGCTGTATCAACCGCCTCACCGACATCGACGACGGCGACATCGTCCTCGACGGTGAGTCCATCTTCTCGATGGACCAGAACGACCTCCGCCGGCAGGTCGGGATGGTGTTCCAGGACTTCAACCTGTTCGCGCACCTCACTGCGAAGAAGAACGTCTCGCTGGGGCTGCGCCGGGTCCGCGACTTCTCGAAGGAGGAGGCCGCCGAGCGCGCACTCGAGGAACTGGAGCGCGTCGGGCTCGCCGAGCAGGCCAACTCCTACCCCGCCGAGCTCTCCGGCGGACAGAAACAGCGGGTCGGCATCGCACGCGCGCTCGCGATGGACCCCAAACTGATGCTGTTCGACGAACCGACGTCGGCGCTCGACCCCGAACTCATCGGCGACGTCCTCAGCGTGATGCGTGACCTCGCCGAGGAGGGGATGACGATGCTCGTCGTCACCCACGAGATGGGGTTCGCACAGCAGGCCGCAACCGACATCATGTTCCTCGAGGACGGGCGGCTCGTCGAGCACGGGCCGCCGGAACAGCTGTTCGAACACCCCGAGAACGACCGCACCGCGGCGTTCCTCAGTCGGCTCACGGAGCTCCACGGCGGGCAATGA
- a CDS encoding amino acid ABC transporter permease, which produces MDPTQLVLQAGVGDWEFVWRQRQFFIDGTRLAILLTFFSIVLGFVLGLPAGVVEAYGGRYSKGVVRPLGVAIRGTPILVIIALTYFAVGISPAFLAATLALGVRSAAYQSQIFRGAIESVGGGQMEAARSVGLSKFGAIRHVVLPQALRRSVPGFQNEFTIVLKDTSIAYAIGVAELLKRSYDLFSLQTSAALEVFLAASLIYFVLTFSVNRGIEALNERVAIPGGN; this is translated from the coding sequence ATGGACCCGACGCAACTCGTCCTCCAGGCGGGGGTCGGCGACTGGGAGTTCGTCTGGCGCCAGCGGCAGTTCTTCATCGACGGCACCAGGCTCGCCATCCTGTTGACGTTCTTCAGCATCGTGCTCGGGTTCGTCCTCGGCCTCCCGGCGGGCGTCGTCGAGGCCTACGGCGGGCGGTACTCGAAGGGCGTGGTGCGTCCACTCGGGGTCGCCATCCGCGGCACCCCGATCCTCGTCATCATCGCGCTGACGTACTTCGCCGTCGGCATCTCGCCGGCGTTCCTCGCGGCGACGCTGGCGCTGGGCGTTCGGTCGGCGGCCTACCAAAGCCAGATCTTCCGGGGCGCCATCGAGAGCGTCGGCGGCGGCCAGATGGAGGCCGCGCGTTCCGTCGGTCTCTCGAAGTTCGGCGCCATCCGGCACGTCGTCCTGCCGCAGGCGCTGCGGCGCTCGGTCCCCGGCTTCCAGAACGAGTTCACCATCGTGCTGAAGGACACCAGCATCGCGTACGCGATCGGCGTCGCCGAACTCCTGAAACGGAGCTACGACCTCTTCTCGCTGCAGACGTCGGCAGCGCTCGAGGTGTTCCTCGCGGCGTCGCTCATCTACTTCGTGTTGACCTTCTCGGTCAACCGCGGCATCGAAGCACTCAACGAGCGCGTCGCCATCCCCGGAGGTAACTAA
- a CDS encoding sensor histidine kinase, which translates to MAWTPSIYVLPNLLAGVVSALVVAFAWGHRRERTGGPFVLLMLGLAWWSIAYGIELGFTDTAAIVLWDKIAFVGSVTVPAALFLLGVEYAGFDDWFPDWTPALLAVEPLVTLALVWTYPESPLVWESVTVDQTGAVALPAVEFGVWYWVNYAYSYLLIGAGLAMIASVFVRGSRVYRRQSALLILGVVVPLGANVLYNVFPGLSPFPAVDLTTFAMTSTGVLYGLALFKFRMLDFAPVAGNMLLDEVGDGFVVVDDTGDVLEGNEVGTSVLGRGPSRLQRRAGSRGGVADLDGQVLSVHVDDVDRSYELRTDSVTDFRGEQLGTLLVFRDITELEVVRRHEQRLSVMNRIVRHNIRNEMNVVQGYAELLAESLSGADREYAELIARKATRMISVGEKAHHIGVDLDPSPEREVVDVVPVVESSVEDARADYPAAAFSVRGAAAGRARVTGRKSVATAVSYLLENAVEHNDTAEPTVTVAVDSDETAVEITVRDDGPGIPAGERTVIASGSETPLEHGSGLGLWIVYWLVSRSNGTVSFDENEPRGSAVTIRLPAANADGDAEFRDEDAHGGPSTRVRTDDRPAEHQSPDVQGV; encoded by the coding sequence ATGGCCTGGACCCCATCAATCTACGTCCTCCCCAACCTCCTCGCCGGCGTCGTCTCCGCGCTGGTCGTGGCGTTCGCCTGGGGCCACCGCCGGGAGCGGACGGGCGGTCCGTTCGTACTGCTCATGCTCGGGTTGGCCTGGTGGTCTATCGCCTACGGCATCGAACTCGGGTTCACGGATACGGCCGCCATCGTCCTGTGGGACAAGATCGCGTTCGTCGGGTCGGTCACTGTCCCCGCCGCCCTGTTCCTGCTCGGGGTAGAGTACGCGGGCTTCGACGACTGGTTCCCCGACTGGACCCCGGCACTGCTCGCCGTGGAACCGCTCGTCACGCTCGCGCTGGTCTGGACGTACCCCGAGAGCCCCCTCGTCTGGGAGTCAGTCACGGTCGACCAGACGGGCGCCGTCGCGCTCCCGGCGGTCGAGTTCGGCGTCTGGTACTGGGTGAACTACGCGTACTCCTACCTCCTCATCGGGGCGGGGCTGGCGATGATCGCCTCCGTCTTCGTGCGCGGCAGCCGCGTCTACCGCCGACAGTCCGCGCTGTTGATCCTCGGCGTCGTCGTCCCGCTCGGCGCGAACGTCCTCTACAACGTCTTCCCGGGCCTCAGCCCGTTCCCCGCGGTCGACCTGACGACGTTCGCGATGACGTCGACTGGCGTCCTCTACGGCCTCGCGCTGTTCAAGTTCAGGATGCTCGATTTCGCTCCGGTCGCCGGGAACATGCTGCTGGACGAGGTCGGGGACGGCTTCGTCGTCGTTGACGATACCGGCGACGTGCTGGAGGGCAACGAGGTGGGGACGAGCGTCCTCGGGCGCGGCCCGAGCCGCCTCCAGCGGCGGGCGGGGTCCCGTGGCGGAGTCGCCGACCTCGACGGCCAGGTGCTCTCCGTCCACGTCGACGACGTCGACCGGTCGTACGAACTCAGGACCGACTCGGTCACCGACTTCCGCGGCGAGCAGCTCGGGACGCTGCTCGTCTTCCGCGACATCACCGAACTCGAGGTGGTCAGGCGTCACGAACAGCGCCTCTCGGTGATGAACCGGATCGTCCGACACAACATCCGCAACGAGATGAACGTCGTGCAGGGGTACGCCGAACTCCTCGCCGAATCGCTGTCGGGGGCCGACCGGGAGTACGCTGAGCTGATCGCCCGGAAGGCGACGCGGATGATCTCCGTCGGGGAGAAGGCCCACCACATCGGCGTCGACCTCGACCCCTCCCCGGAGCGCGAGGTGGTCGACGTGGTGCCGGTCGTCGAGTCGAGCGTCGAGGACGCGCGGGCCGATTACCCGGCCGCGGCGTTCTCCGTGCGCGGGGCCGCGGCCGGGAGAGCGAGGGTGACCGGGCGGAAGAGCGTCGCGACGGCGGTCAGCTACCTCCTCGAGAACGCCGTGGAGCACAACGACACGGCCGAACCGACGGTGACGGTGGCAGTGGACAGTGATGAGACCGCCGTAGAGATCACAGTCAGGGACGACGGCCCGGGTATCCCGGCTGGCGAACGGACCGTGATCGCGTCCGGGAGCGAGACCCCGCTCGAACACGGGAGCGGACTGGGGCTCTGGATCGTCTACTGGCTGGTCTCCCGCTCGAACGGGACGGTCTCCTTCGACGAGAACGAGCCCCGCGGGAGCGCCGTGACGATCCGGCTGCCCGCCGCTAACGCCGACGGCGACGCCGAGTTCCGGGACGAGGACGCCCACGGCGGCCCCTCCACTCGGGTGCGGACCGACGACCGACCCGCCGAGCACCAGTCCCCCGACGTCCAGGGAGTGTGA
- a CDS encoding Acg family FMN-binding oxidoreductase produces MGPEDLTTDVWRVDPNEFPADATVAEQARFLLRYAVLAPSSHNSQPWRLDVDGDAVTVEPDESRWLRVADQSHRELYVSLGCAVENLVVAADAFGFDPRVAYETDRDALTATVHLGDRDSGPVDRTPTFAALTERSTSHAPFDDRPLDDATLDRLRDAAGDYAGSLHVVAADDKRAVGELQAEADRALMDDPEYRRELGHWVGTGALGASWLAARVGQLAVTHLDLGGREARKNSKLIGSAPAVLVLATPDDDHSAHVDTGRAFERIALAATAAGVAVHPMSQTLERESTRERLADALGIADEHPQHLFRVGYADEATDHTPRWPVEAVLADDD; encoded by the coding sequence ATGGGCCCCGAGGACCTGACAACCGACGTCTGGCGGGTCGACCCGAACGAGTTCCCGGCGGACGCCACGGTCGCAGAGCAGGCGCGGTTCCTGCTCCGCTACGCCGTGCTCGCGCCGTCCAGCCACAACTCCCAGCCGTGGCGGCTGGACGTCGACGGGGACGCCGTGACCGTCGAACCCGACGAGTCGCGCTGGCTCCGGGTGGCCGACCAGTCCCACCGCGAACTGTACGTCAGCCTCGGGTGTGCCGTCGAGAACCTCGTCGTCGCCGCCGACGCGTTCGGTTTCGACCCCCGCGTAGCGTACGAGACGGACCGCGACGCCCTCACTGCGACCGTCCACCTCGGCGACCGCGACTCCGGACCCGTCGACCGGACGCCGACGTTCGCCGCGCTCACGGAGCGCTCGACCAGCCACGCACCCTTCGACGACCGGCCCCTCGACGACGCCACGCTCGACCGCCTCCGGGACGCCGCTGGCGACTACGCCGGGAGCCTCCACGTCGTCGCCGCCGACGACAAGCGGGCGGTCGGCGAACTCCAGGCGGAGGCCGACCGCGCGCTGATGGACGACCCCGAGTACCGCCGCGAACTCGGCCACTGGGTGGGGACCGGCGCGCTCGGCGCGTCATGGCTCGCCGCCCGGGTCGGCCAGCTCGCCGTCACCCACCTCGACCTCGGCGGCCGCGAGGCCCGGAAGAACTCGAAACTCATCGGGTCCGCGCCCGCCGTCCTCGTCCTCGCGACGCCCGACGACGACCACTCTGCCCACGTCGACACCGGCCGCGCGTTCGAGCGTATCGCCCTCGCCGCGACCGCCGCCGGCGTCGCCGTCCACCCGATGAGCCAGACACTCGAACGCGAGTCGACCCGGGAGCGCCTCGCCGACGCGCTCGGAATCGCCGACGAGCATCCCCAGCACCTGTTCCGCGTCGGCTACGCTGACGAGGCCACCGACCACACGCCGCGCTGGCCCGTCGAAGCGGTGCTCGCGGACGACGACTGA
- a CDS encoding replication factor C large subunit: MTDWTEKYRPSSLSEVRGNNKARDALQKWADTWEDHGEAVILHGSPGIGKTSAAHALAADKGWDVVELNASDQRTADVVERVAGEAAKSGTLTAGSGGRKLVVMDEADNLHGNVDRGGSAAITRLVKESTQPIVLIANEFYDMSNGLRNACRDIEFRDVSKRSIVPVLRDICRREDVEYDDEALEAIAEQNSGDLRSAVNDLQALAETTRKLTVDDVVMGERDRSEGVFDFLDTLIKTHGAQDALEAAYDVDETPDDLINWVEDNVPKDYYGEELAVAYEFLSNADVWLGRVRATQNYSYWRYATDNIAGGVAAARRNDHGGWTRYGPPSYWRKLGSSRATREKRDYVARHIADTAGCSMATARSEVLPFLAVMTHHCKNRELTVAMTAAYDLEAEHVSFVTGSGKTTNKVQSIVEDAESLREEEAVEHSGGAFEGATRDADAAVFGGEEESEADADDDEADVLVEDDESEATEDQAEAAAADDGQSGLDEFF, translated from the coding sequence ATGACCGACTGGACGGAGAAGTACCGGCCGTCCTCGCTCTCGGAGGTGCGCGGGAACAACAAGGCCCGCGACGCCCTGCAGAAGTGGGCGGACACGTGGGAGGACCACGGGGAGGCGGTGATCCTCCACGGGAGCCCCGGTATCGGGAAGACGTCGGCCGCGCACGCGCTTGCGGCGGACAAGGGCTGGGACGTCGTGGAACTGAACGCCTCCGACCAGCGCACCGCGGACGTCGTCGAGCGGGTCGCCGGCGAGGCCGCGAAGTCCGGGACGCTGACGGCGGGGTCGGGCGGCCGCAAACTCGTGGTGATGGACGAGGCGGACAACCTCCACGGCAACGTCGACCGCGGCGGCTCGGCGGCCATCACGCGACTCGTCAAGGAGTCCACGCAGCCCATCGTTCTCATCGCCAACGAGTTCTACGACATGAGCAACGGGCTGCGGAATGCCTGTCGCGACATCGAGTTCCGGGACGTCTCGAAGCGCTCGATCGTCCCCGTACTCCGGGACATCTGCCGGCGCGAGGACGTCGAGTACGACGACGAGGCCCTGGAGGCCATCGCCGAGCAGAACTCCGGGGACCTCCGGTCGGCGGTCAACGACCTCCAGGCGCTCGCCGAGACCACCCGGAAGCTCACCGTCGACGACGTCGTGATGGGCGAGCGGGACCGCTCGGAGGGCGTCTTCGACTTCCTCGACACGCTTATCAAGACCCACGGCGCCCAGGACGCCCTCGAGGCGGCCTACGACGTCGACGAGACGCCGGACGACCTCATCAACTGGGTCGAGGACAACGTCCCGAAGGACTACTACGGCGAGGAACTGGCGGTCGCCTACGAGTTCCTCTCGAACGCGGACGTCTGGCTCGGCCGCGTGCGGGCGACCCAGAACTACTCCTACTGGCGGTACGCGACGGACAACATCGCGGGCGGCGTGGCAGCCGCCCGCCGCAACGACCACGGCGGGTGGACGCGCTACGGCCCGCCCTCCTACTGGCGGAAACTCGGCAGTTCGCGGGCGACCCGGGAGAAGCGGGACTACGTGGCGCGCCACATCGCGGACACCGCGGGCTGTAGCATGGCGACGGCGCGCAGCGAGGTGCTGCCGTTCCTCGCGGTGATGACCCACCACTGCAAGAACCGGGAGCTGACGGTGGCGATGACGGCGGCCTACGACCTCGAGGCGGAACACGTCTCGTTCGTCACGGGCTCGGGGAAGACGACGAACAAGGTCCAGTCCATCGTCGAGGACGCCGAGTCGCTCCGCGAGGAAGAGGCTGTCGAGCACTCCGGAGGCGCCTTCGAGGGCGCGACCCGCGACGCGGACGCGGCCGTCTTCGGCGGCGAGGAGGAGAGCGAAGCGGACGCGGACGACGACGAGGCGGACGTACTCGTCGAGGACGACGAGAGCGAGGCGACCGAGGACCAGGCGGAAGCGGCGGCGGCCGACGACGGACAGTCCGGACTCGACGAGTTCTTCTAG
- a CDS encoding NADP-dependent malic enzyme, translated as MGLDEDALDYHASDPPGKLEIATTKPTNTQRDLSLAYSPGVAAPCLEIADNPEDAFKYTAKGNLVGVVSNGSAVLGLGDIGAQASKPVMEGKGVLFKRFADIDVFDIELDQQSADDIIRSVAAMEPTFGGINLEDIKAPECFEIEDRLREEMDIPVFHDDQHGTAIISGAALLNAVEISGKDISEVEVVFSGAGASAIASARFYVSLGVQRENITMCDSSGIITEDRDVNEFKREFAQSGDGGDLADAMDGADVFVGLSVGGIVSEEMVQSMASDPIVFAMANPDPEIDYETAKNARDDTVIMATGRSDYPNQVNNVLGFPFIFRGALDVRATDINEKMKVACAEALADLAKQDVPDQVVKAYGDQPLQFGSEYIIPKPLDPRVLFEVAPAVARAAQESGVARRELDLEDYREKLEARLGKSREMMRIVLNKAKSDPKRVALGEGDDEKMIRAAYQMAEEGIAEPVLIGDRDTIHGIVEALGLQFDPEIVDPDEGDHEEYAEQLYELRQRKGITESEAESLVKRDPNYLGSTMVRAGDADAFLTGLMHHYPSALRPPLQVVGTAPDADYVAGVYMLTFKNRVVFCADTTVNQNPDEEVLAEVAQHAADLARRFNVDPRVAMLSYSNFGSVDNEGTQKPRHAARMLRENPDVDFPVDGEMQADTAVVEDILQGTYEFSELEDPANVLIFPNLEAGNIGYKLLQRLGGADAIGPMLVGMDKPVHVLQRGDEVKDIVNLAAVAVVDAQEE; from the coding sequence ATGGGACTGGACGAAGACGCGCTGGACTACCACGCCAGCGACCCGCCAGGGAAACTCGAGATCGCGACGACGAAGCCGACGAACACGCAGCGAGACCTCTCGCTGGCGTACTCGCCGGGGGTGGCCGCGCCGTGTCTCGAGATCGCCGACAACCCCGAGGACGCGTTCAAGTACACCGCGAAGGGGAACCTCGTCGGCGTCGTGTCGAACGGCTCTGCAGTGCTCGGTCTCGGCGACATCGGCGCGCAGGCCTCCAAACCCGTCATGGAGGGGAAGGGCGTGCTGTTCAAGCGGTTCGCCGACATCGACGTCTTCGACATCGAACTCGACCAGCAGAGCGCCGACGACATCATCCGGTCGGTCGCGGCGATGGAACCGACGTTCGGTGGCATCAACCTCGAGGATATCAAGGCGCCGGAGTGCTTCGAGATCGAGGACCGCCTCCGCGAGGAGATGGACATCCCCGTGTTCCACGACGACCAGCACGGCACCGCCATCATCTCCGGGGCGGCGCTGTTGAACGCCGTCGAGATCTCCGGGAAGGACATCTCGGAGGTCGAGGTCGTCTTCTCTGGCGCCGGCGCCTCCGCCATCGCCAGCGCGCGCTTCTACGTCAGTCTCGGCGTCCAGCGCGAGAACATCACGATGTGTGACTCCTCGGGCATCATCACCGAGGACCGCGACGTCAACGAGTTCAAACGGGAGTTCGCCCAGTCGGGCGACGGCGGCGACCTCGCGGACGCCATGGACGGCGCGGACGTGTTCGTCGGCCTCTCGGTCGGTGGTATCGTCAGCGAGGAGATGGTGCAGTCGATGGCCAGCGACCCCATCGTGTTCGCGATGGCGAACCCGGACCCCGAGATCGACTACGAGACGGCGAAGAACGCCCGCGACGACACCGTCATCATGGCGACCGGGCGCTCGGACTACCCCAACCAGGTGAACAACGTCCTCGGCTTCCCGTTCATCTTCCGTGGCGCACTCGACGTGCGCGCCACCGACATCAACGAGAAGATGAAGGTCGCGTGCGCGGAGGCGCTCGCCGACCTCGCGAAACAGGACGTCCCCGACCAGGTCGTGAAGGCGTACGGCGACCAGCCCCTGCAGTTCGGCTCCGAGTACATCATCCCGAAACCACTGGACCCCCGCGTGCTGTTCGAGGTGGCGCCCGCCGTCGCGCGCGCCGCCCAGGAGTCCGGTGTCGCTCGCCGCGAACTCGACCTGGAGGACTACCGCGAGAAACTCGAGGCGCGCCTCGGGAAGTCCCGCGAGATGATGCGCATCGTTCTCAACAAGGCCAAGAGCGACCCGAAGCGCGTCGCGCTCGGCGAGGGTGACGACGAGAAGATGATCCGCGCGGCCTACCAGATGGCCGAGGAGGGCATCGCCGAACCGGTGCTCATCGGCGACCGCGACACCATCCACGGCATCGTCGAGGCGCTCGGTCTCCAGTTCGACCCCGAGATCGTCGACCCCGACGAGGGCGACCACGAGGAGTACGCCGAACAGCTGTACGAACTCCGCCAGCGCAAGGGAATCACGGAGAGCGAGGCCGAGTCGCTCGTGAAACGCGACCCGAACTACCTCGGGTCCACGATGGTGCGCGCCGGCGACGCCGACGCCTTCCTCACCGGGCTGATGCACCACTACCCGAGCGCGCTCCGCCCGCCGCTGCAGGTCGTCGGCACGGCACCCGACGCCGACTACGTCGCGGGCGTCTACATGCTGACGTTCAAGAACCGCGTCGTCTTCTGCGCCGACACCACCGTCAACCAGAACCCCGACGAGGAGGTGCTCGCGGAGGTCGCACAGCACGCGGCGGACCTCGCGCGCCGGTTCAACGTCGACCCGCGCGTCGCGATGCTGTCGTACTCGAACTTCGGGAGCGTCGACAACGAGGGCACCCAGAAGCCCCGGCACGCCGCCCGGATGCTCCGCGAGAACCCGGACGTCGACTTCCCGGTGGACGGCGAGATGCAGGCCGACACCGCCGTCGTCGAGGACATCCTCCAGGGGACCTACGAGTTCTCGGAGCTCGAGGACCCCGCGAACGTGCTCATCTTCCCGAACCTCGAAGCGGGGAACATCGGCTACAAACTCCTCCAGCGCCTCGGCGGCGCGGACGCCATCGGCCCGATGCTGGTCGGCATGGACAAGCCCGTCCACGTCCTCCAGCGGGGCGACGAGGTGAAGGACATCGTGAACCTGGCTGCCGTCGCCGTCGTGGACGCACAGGAAGAGTGA
- a CDS encoding COX15/CtaA family protein codes for MARRSYHLAALTTGLTFVLILLGEYTAVSGSGATCGLQWPQCNGQLLPIGLQIHDFIEQFHRGVAMVVGFFILGTGAVAWRNFEARDVRLGGVLAVVLLPLQVLLGGTTVTFSGLLPWGYMPLTQAVHHLAALAIFGTLVYTTLRIRELTGGGLGRVRTAALAGLALLPLQLAFSRNTLFAVYGTRVQLLHHSAELLVFTATVAGFVWARRRGADRAALATGLATAIVTVQVLLGTGIVQFSATVQLTYYALTAGVGALFVVATYGKPTTAPSRAGVENS; via the coding sequence ATGGCTCGCCGCTCGTACCACCTCGCGGCCCTGACCACCGGCCTCACGTTCGTCCTCATCCTGCTCGGGGAGTACACCGCCGTCTCCGGGTCCGGAGCGACCTGTGGGCTCCAGTGGCCCCAGTGCAACGGGCAGTTGCTCCCGATCGGCCTCCAGATCCACGACTTCATCGAGCAGTTCCACCGGGGCGTCGCGATGGTCGTCGGCTTCTTCATCCTCGGCACCGGCGCCGTCGCGTGGCGCAACTTCGAGGCCCGCGACGTCCGTCTCGGCGGCGTGCTCGCCGTCGTCCTCCTGCCGCTGCAGGTGCTGCTCGGCGGCACAACTGTGACGTTCAGCGGCCTGCTCCCGTGGGGGTACATGCCGCTCACGCAGGCGGTCCACCACCTCGCCGCCCTCGCCATCTTCGGCACGCTCGTCTACACGACGCTGCGCATCCGTGAGCTGACGGGCGGCGGGCTCGGACGCGTCAGAACCGCGGCGCTCGCCGGACTCGCGTTGCTCCCCCTCCAGCTCGCCTTCTCGCGGAACACGCTGTTCGCGGTGTACGGCACCCGCGTCCAGTTGCTCCACCACTCCGCCGAACTGCTCGTGTTCACCGCCACCGTCGCCGGCTTCGTGTGGGCACGCCGCCGCGGCGCCGACCGGGCCGCGCTCGCCACCGGGCTGGCGACCGCCATCGTCACCGTACAGGTGCTCCTCGGCACGGGAATCGTCCAGTTCTCCGCGACCGTCCAGCTCACCTACTACGCCCTCACCGCTGGCGTCGGCGCGCTGTTCGTCGTAGCCACCTACGGGAAGCCCACGACCGCACCGAGTAGAGCCGGCGTAGAGAACTCCTAA
- a CDS encoding amino acid ABC transporter permease, whose amino-acid sequence MSRNTQRVVRDAILAVFWFWFSLRLLNDWFGGVFFARGEPFVPPAPFADAAAALRETAAGLGILGTPVGWVANLLGSISFAATYLPDFAAGAWLTVVLTVLGIVFGLFIAVPLAAARVYGRVSGWVALGFIELIRGTPLLAQLFVLYYALPLSRWFAGVPYVGSGIVPAQAAWVAIVGFTINSAAYQAEYIRGAIESVPSGQLTAARSIGLSQIGGIRHVVLPQALRYAIPSWTNELVYLVKYSSLASFITVTELYEIAESTAYQNYRFLDLFMLAAVVYILLVLSATTTMEWVRRQVAIPGVGGSAGGRTSGD is encoded by the coding sequence ATGAGCCGGAACACCCAGCGGGTCGTACGGGACGCCATCCTCGCGGTGTTCTGGTTCTGGTTCTCGCTGCGCCTGCTGAACGACTGGTTCGGCGGCGTCTTCTTCGCGCGGGGTGAGCCGTTCGTCCCGCCGGCTCCCTTCGCGGACGCGGCCGCCGCCCTCCGCGAGACAGCGGCCGGACTCGGCATCCTGGGCACCCCCGTGGGGTGGGTGGCGAACCTGCTCGGGTCGATCTCGTTCGCCGCGACGTACCTCCCGGACTTCGCCGCTGGCGCGTGGCTCACCGTCGTGCTCACCGTGCTGGGCATCGTCTTCGGCCTCTTCATCGCGGTGCCGCTGGCGGCCGCCCGCGTCTACGGCCGCGTGAGCGGGTGGGTCGCGCTCGGGTTCATCGAACTCATCCGCGGCACGCCACTGCTCGCACAGCTGTTCGTGCTGTACTACGCGCTCCCGCTGTCCCGCTGGTTCGCCGGCGTGCCGTACGTCGGCTCGGGCATCGTGCCCGCACAGGCGGCCTGGGTCGCCATCGTCGGCTTCACCATCAACAGCGCGGCCTACCAGGCCGAGTACATCCGGGGCGCCATCGAGAGCGTACCGTCGGGTCAGCTCACCGCCGCGCGCTCCATCGGCCTCTCGCAGATCGGTGGCATCCGCCACGTCGTCCTGCCGCAGGCGCTCCGGTACGCGATCCCGTCATGGACGAACGAACTCGTCTACCTCGTGAAGTACTCCTCGCTGGCGTCGTTCATCACCGTCACCGAGCTGTACGAGATCGCCGAGAGCACCGCCTACCAGAACTACCGGTTCCTCGACCTCTTCATGCTGGCGGCCGTCGTCTACATCCTGCTCGTCCTCTCCGCGACGACGACAATGGAGTGGGTGCGCAGGCAGGTCGCCATCCCCGGGGTGGGCGGCTCCGCGGGCGGCCGGACGTCCGGGGACTAG
- a CDS encoding transporter substrate-binding domain-containing protein, with amino-acid sequence MSDLNRRTFLKSVGGTGVALSVAGCSELTGGGGGGENTIVPGTASGFPPFEFVNESGDLVGFDVDLLSAVVEQTDYELGEWEDLEFGQLITALDNDRIDVIAAAMTINDERDQTIDFTDPYYDANQAVLVREGGDFQPGSTDDLADRSIGAQSGTTGAEQMQALVDDGSISNSQATTYENYVLAVEDLTNGNTDAVIVDTPVAETFVSNRDVVIAFTIETGEEYGFGVREGASDLQSALNDGLAAIQEDGTYDELTEEWFASE; translated from the coding sequence ATGTCTGATCTCAACAGGCGGACGTTCCTGAAGAGCGTCGGTGGAACAGGAGTCGCACTGTCGGTAGCGGGCTGCTCGGAGCTCACCGGCGGTGGCGGCGGTGGCGAGAACACCATCGTCCCCGGGACGGCCTCGGGCTTCCCGCCGTTCGAGTTCGTCAACGAGAGTGGCGACCTCGTCGGCTTCGACGTCGACCTGCTGTCGGCCGTCGTCGAGCAGACCGACTACGAACTGGGCGAGTGGGAGGACCTCGAGTTCGGGCAGCTCATCACCGCACTCGACAACGACCGCATCGACGTCATCGCGGCCGCGATGACCATCAACGACGAACGCGACCAGACGATCGACTTCACGGACCCGTACTACGACGCGAACCAGGCGGTCCTCGTGCGCGAGGGTGGCGACTTCCAGCCGGGGTCGACCGACGACCTGGCCGACCGCTCCATCGGGGCCCAGTCGGGCACCACGGGCGCCGAGCAGATGCAGGCGCTCGTCGACGACGGCAGCATCAGCAACTCCCAGGCGACCACTTACGAGAACTACGTGCTCGCCGTCGAGGACCTCACCAACGGCAACACGGACGCGGTCATCGTGGACACGCCGGTGGCGGAGACGTTCGTCTCGAATCGCGACGTCGTCATCGCGTTCACCATCGAGACGGGCGAAGAGTACGGCTTCGGCGTCCGCGAGGGTGCCTCCGACCTCCAGAGCGCGCTCAACGACGGGCTCGCGGCGATCCAGGAGGACGGCACGTACGACGAGCTCACCGAGGAGTGGTTCGCTAGCGAGTAA